One Aegilops tauschii subsp. strangulata cultivar AL8/78 chromosome 2, Aet v6.0, whole genome shotgun sequence genomic window, GCAAGAGAGAAATATGAAACCGATACCATGTTGTTAGGAAAGATGAGATTGCATGCGACACAATTCATTGATCATGTGCATGTGCACATATATAGGTACAAGGATGCACGACCACGACTTGTCTCTCAAGCTATACACTGTACGTAGGAGAAAGGAGGCGTGACAATACATGACCCCAACCTATACATACATACACGTTCAACACTAAGTGACACCGAAGAACTACGATGATTGCTCACATGCATTCGACTTCGTCACCGAACCTAGTTGGTTCACCTCGAAGAAGGTTTTCAAATTCTGCACTCTCTGAGTAAATGGGTTCTAGAAATAGAGTGCGGAAACAGACGTTCATATACATGCACATACACACCCCTATGAACATACATATGCACATCATACCCTATGAGCACATTGGAGAGATTGAGTCGACAGGGTTCTAACCAAGCACGCAGAAGGTTACAATCTTGTTTCACACTTTAACCCCTCTTAATGGCACAACTTACCCCCTGTCAAATGAAGAATTAGATAAAGTAGAAAATAAATTCTACTCCACACCCCCGAAGACTTCAGTGTTTTCCTCAACATTTCTAGAAGTCAAAATACTTCGGTTAAACCAAATCTCTCGGGACTTGGGACATAGAATATGTGAACACTCGGTAAAGACATTTGTTAAGTATCATTGTTATTTAGGAAACATTGGATTGGATAGCGTAAGATTTATTCTACCTTGCCTTATACTTTAAGATGACTTTGTACTTCTATATATGCCTATGAAATTCAAGCAATACAACAACGATTCCACCAATCCCTCTCTAGCCCTTCTAACATGGATCAACCTTACCTCGATCCTAAACCCTAGTCGCCGCCGCTTCCGCACCCGCGCGCCGCACCCAGGGCGGTCGGCATTTatgaccgccgccgggggccggcgccgcccgtacctagggttcattcgccggtcgtgttgaccggctgccctagagagtcttttttccGAGCCCTTGCTCCGGGTTTTTCTCTTTCCCGTCGGTCATCTTGATTGgcattttctttttggttttttgATCTAAGATTAGTTTGCGTCGCCCGTCGCTGCCGTCGATCCCTGTGCACCTCTACTCCAACACCAGTGCGACTGGCTAGCTCCATCACCGACCCGGCAGCCTCACATGACAGGCAGCCCCTCACGGCCGTCGTTCGTGCGTCGACCCGCCCGTCGATCTACGCCAGCCGTCTCCGCCCTGCTCCGACCGGGACTCCTGCATCGCCCCAACCCGGCGGCCTCGCGCTATGTGGCGGCCCATCATACCCGACGTTCGCGCGCCGGCCCGCCCATCGATCCACGTCACCCGCCTCCGCCGCGTCTACACGGCGGCCCTGCGGTCTACCTCGCCGGCCTCGTCCCCCCGGCTGCGTCAGGCTCGTCGGCTACCTCAGCTCGGGCGTCGCTGCTACGTTGGTCGCTCGGGCCTCGCTGCCCGGGCGTTGACGCTGTTTTGGAAGCCCGGGTGCCGGCGCTGATGCGCTTGTCCGCACGTCGCCCCACGCCGTCCGTCATCGTCGGCCtcatctcggactccgccgccaTCCCGCCTCCATTGAgcggcgtccccgacctcgcgcgcgatcagcttgatcacccgctcgccgccgcgatccgcctcatCTACGCCAAGCGACCGACCTGGCACGTCGGTTGCGCGCGCCTCCGCAGGTCCcgggaagatcgtcttcgggttCAGCGCGCCCCTCCACTGATCGAGCAACGGGTTGCCGCTGTGTCGCCCCggcccgacgccgctgccccgtgGTTCTCCTCGTGGCTGCATCGACCCGCGcgtcgccgctgcgtcgccctTTTGGGTCATAGTGCCATGATGCGCGGTCCCCGCCGCTGCCCCGAGGCCGTCCCCGCGATTGCACCGACCCGCGGTCGGCTGCTACACTGCCCCTTCGGGCTATAGCGCCGCGGCCCGTGGTCCCCACAACCGCCCCGAGGTCTTCCGTTGTCGCCCCGACCTGCCCGCCGCCGCtgtgtcgccccttcgggccatAGCGTCGCGGCCTGCGGTCCACTCCGCCGTCACCTCGCGTCGACTTCTCGTGGTATGCGCCGCGCCACCTCCCTTGGCGCAGGAACGACATCGTCtgcgccggtcttcgtcacgctgtcgggttcctcgcctacttcgagcaccgccgccgcgctACTAACCTAGCCACCGTCGCCACTACCTCCGTAGCCGCCGCCACCCATCCATCCCCTTCATCTCCGTCCACGCACCAGCCTGTCGCCAGTGTCGtcgtcatctaccccgaccatTTCGTCTACTCCGACCACCGTTGGTGACATCGGCCCCGTGCCAATGGACGGCGCAATCGTCGTCGAGTTCTTCTCTGTAGGCCCCTCCGACTTCtccgacatggcgtacagctcgtgcaggtccctcgtctacgcatgcccagtgctggcaacaccgatgtgtgccttcgtccacgacgtgtcccTGGGCCTAGCAAGCCTGGCGCAACACTTCGTCAACTTGGTTttcgtccgtctacgcatgcTCGGTGTTGGCAACACCGACGTGTGCCTTCGTCCACGATGTGTCTCCGGGCTTGGCAAACCGGCGCGACGCATCGTCAACAACATCTTCTTCCCGGCGCACCACTCCTTCGACACCACTACGCCCATGACTAACTCGATGCCtccttgcgcccgcggctccatggcaacttcctcgacaccggctaccccgactcgacatAGACCACAGtattcttcgcacggctacctcaACTACGACTACACCACCCACGCACTCGGCTACctcgacaaacggcacaaagggctgccgcgttgcttgagcaacctcgtcggtttcCACTCCAGCCATAACTTCGGCGATGCatcgaccgttacgactgtgtgtgggggagggggggactgtgtgtgtgtggcggggggggggggggggagggtgtCCATCGGCTTcccttcggattcttctccagtctcactgTCTGCGTCGCTACCATTGTGACTACGGGGGATGTTGAGTATCATTGTTATTTAGAAACTATTGGATAGCGTAGGATTTATTCTACCTTGccttgtactccaagatgactttgtactcctatatatatatatgtccacGAGGCTCGAGAAATACAACAATGATTCCACCAATCTCTATCCCTTCTAACAACATTAATCCCTTGAGTATTTTGTTATTAAGCATCGAAAGCCACaagggcactagatgcacttacaattcTTTTTACTCTCCACATGTAGTAAAGCAAAGAGTATGTCATCTACCCATCCTGTATATCGTGTGTCCCTGTTTATTTGTGTTCTAGATCTACTGATGTGATGTCCCCTCGACTATAAATTCCACATACTCCAAATATCGCAATCGCAATTAAGACCAGACGTCATCAACAAGGAGCATAAGAGTTCATATAAAAAAACTGGCTATAATAGGCACATAAAGTATAAGATCACTGGTAATGGTGTGGGTATCTTCCCAGACAAAACTCATGCACTACTCAGGATAATTGTGGAAAATGTGCAATATGACATCAATCATTCCAATGACGGGCTAAGGTTTAACTGAACATACACGCTGCCTGATATATTCCTATATGCCACTTAGACACCTGGTTGCCAATTGTAAGATAGGAACATGCGATGTGCAAATGTGTCACGGCTAAAAAAAAGGCAGCACCAAATCTAATGCTCAAACAAGATTTATAGAAATCACTGTTGACAATCACCTATAACCCTGAAACCTATAGTTTGGGCATTCTGGCTTCGGTGATTGCAAGGTTTAACTTGTTTGCAACATTTGAACCTTCCCGGAGGCCTTCTCGCTGTGATCGACAACGAGCTTCTTTCGAATGGCTAATAGCTCCTCTCCAGCACCACAGATGTAGGCTGCTGTTCGCCTGCCAGAAAGAGTTGCTCCTTCCATGCTGTCAATGTAGTCCTACAAAAACAATAAAGGAGGTCATGATTTTGGTCACATTTACTATTTCCTAACGACGTGTATCATCCAATGTTGCAAGCATTCCTCTGTTTAAAATTGACTCCACAAATTACTGAGAATTTGAACGCAACTTGTCTGCTTTGGCGGTCAGGACTATGTCAATGCTTCAGGTGTACTGTACCTGTTTCGTGTAAGAGCCAGACAAGAAGAAATTTTTAACTGGTGTCTTCTGGTCAGGTCTAAATGGGTCATTTCCAGGAGCCTCACGGTACAAGGATTGTCCGATCTTTACCACACTGGACCATGTAACTTCCAAGCCTCGGGCTGATGGAAACAAATCTAAGACCTGCgcaaaattttaaatgcattagCATCGAGGGGACAATAGAATCAACAGAAGCGCTAAGGAGTATTAGTATTAGGGTTCAGCTCTCCTGCAGGGATCCCTGAACGCATTACTGTGCAGGGCCAATCAACGGACGACACATGTCCTGATAAGCCCCACCTCTCAAAAACATATATTTTTTCCTTTCCTGTATCTTCTATTGATGTGCCATCTTCTCGTTATCTCCTTTGGCTTGACTCGACAGGTTTTAAAGACTCTTCATGCTACGACGACATTCCCAAGAAGCGGATTTTGAattttcatttttcttcttctagtGTTACACTTCAAATGCATACGCTTTGCATTTgggcagggggggggggggggggggggggggggtaaggaGTATTAGGTCGTTGCGTTTCCTTTTCCTTGTACCCCAAGTCTTGTGTAATATACATACACGCCTCTTGGGCTATGAAATAGAGATAAGTTGCATCCATAACAAGAAGCACAATAAAATCACATTCTACGGAACTGCTTTAAAATGAGGCCATGCTTAGATATTGGTAATAGAAATCATCTGCATCAACCAATTATAGTGATCCTTTCACCAACAAATTATGTACAAACCCACCTGTTTTTCAACCTTGCTAATAATCTCCTCATTTGGCAATGGCATGTACGGATCACCTGGAGTTAGCACAGCTCTGCAAATAAAGCAAACACGCGAGGTGAATTTATTTGCAGAAAGATAAGCCGGTCCAATGCATGAAGTTTAGAAGTTATACTGCACAAATCACCAACTAAACTGCCAGATTATGTAAACATAAATCAGAGTTTCAAAACGTCAAACAGTTAACTTTGTTAAGAGTGCTGGATGGTAGCCTTACTGGATCAGGGAACCTTGTCCTTCAATGTAGTAGTCAGCAGGAGATGACAGTGCAAGGTCTGAAAAACAGGAGAAGTCTGCATCTGGAGTATAGAGTAGATTATCCAAGCCAACTGCTTTTTGGAGTTGTCTAAATCAAAGATAAGAAAAGCATCACTCGGCAAGGGATTTGCTTTTGCACAGGCATATTTTAGCAGAGATAAATGTACTCTTCCTGAAAACATCAGGGATGTGCCAGAAATATTAATTGGTCTAATATAAATTAAAAACAAAGAAGTAACAAAGAGCCCCAGGGTTGGAATTACcttgatttctccaagtcttggACTTCAGTAACCCATCCATTGTAGCGAAGCTGAACAGTGACTACAGGAACACCATCTAACTTGTATATATTGTCAAACATATCCCATTCCCTCCATTCCGATGGTAATAGTCTTTTGATCCCTGGGACATCACAAGCTGCACCCAACAAAAGGTGAAACATCAATTTTATGCTTGAAAGGTTGGGAGTCAATCAACAAAAGAAATGCTGATAAGAAAAATAACCTGCAACATATGCATCTGCTTTGATTATCTCACTACTTGTAGCCTACAATGCCCAGATGTAGCAATATGTTAGTGAGAGTACTAACAGAAGTTCCGGAACAGTGCATAAATACCTTTGATGATCTAGCACTAATCTTGCTACGTAGACGAAAAGCTAACCTTAGAGACGAGAAAACCTTTCACATAGGTCTCTCCATCGGGTGACTTATCGTAGAGAACCTCTCGGCATCCCCACCTCAAGTGAAACCTGAAGGATTTTGTTATAATATAAAAAGAAATGGTCACACTGCAATATTTATTACATAGACAATTGAAGAGTATTATTGGTCTCGTTAACATACCTACCACCCCTGTCTGTTATGTACTTCTTTATTGGGCCACTTAAGTAAACATCAGGTGAGCCCTTTAGCATGCGCAACAAAGATGCCTCTGTCTTTGTGGCAAACAGGGTGAAAATAGTAAGCATGCATCGAGCACTGATATTATCACAGTCGATGAAACCAAGAGCATAAGCAACAGGATCCCACATTCTTGTGATGCTCTCTCGAGTACCACCTCTAGACATGAACCAATCAGTGAAACTTACCTGAAAAAGTGTATATACAACTCTATATTTAGATTTAGGAATCAGCTACAACTGAGTTATGCTGGGGAAAAACTTAAAGGAATTGTTCTGAAGTCCCATACATGCATGCTAGACTAAACAGTTTGCAAGGAAGATGAAATAAAAGCAAGTGCACAAGGAACCCACTATCCGAATTTAAAATATATAGCATATATGCACAGTACTAATGACACTGACAAAAAGAAGAGCAATTCTTACATCATCCAAGTCCCGTACTTGTTGCAATGCACCGTCTGGATCAAGAAGAGCTCGAACAACTGGGCTTAGGGCGAGAGCAATTGCATTCCTTGCCTTATCATAAACCTGCAACACAATTTAAAAATAAACAATTAAACCATCTGACAAAGCAATATCCAGCAAATTAAAGCGACGGGCAAAGTTGACAAGACTTCCAGTGCTTATTTTGCGCTCACGCTTATAGAATCTTTCACTTGTTACAAGTTCAGACAGAAAATTCAGATCTCAATAAACCTGAACATAGGGCGGTCATGAATTAGGTATATACTATTTAAGGTATTTGCACAAATAGGCAGTTGTGAGGACTTTGCGATGCTTTGATTATCCATAAGACAGAAGAATAACAGAACACACaaattgtactccctctgtaactTAATAGAAGACGTTTTTGACACTGTcatagtgtcaaaaaacgtcttatattatctTACGGAGGGAGTAACAAACTGTACTGTATCTGAAATTAGCATGAGCTGCAAGCTATTTATTTTCAAAGGGAATAGCTTGCTGCAGTTAACAGAGTGATCAACTGTAACTGCTTTCGAGAAATATTTGCCCATAGTTCGGCGGATTGCATTGTGACCTAATGAAAAGGGAGTGCTGAGGTGCCCGATTACTACTTTCACAAAATAGTGCCATGGGCTGAAAAGATATGCTTTCAGATGAACTTCAGAAGATGTTCAGAGGGAATAACATACAAAACTACAGTTAAGTTGCAGATTCAAATAGAGAGATACTGCAAGAATCATGGGCACGATATTAATAAAGTACAAGGCAAAAATGTTACAATAAGTTGCAACGTGTAATTACAAACTGTAAGGGAAACAAATTGCAAAGCCAAATTACTTCATATGATTTTATTGTTCTGTGTGGTAGTAGCAAATGAAATTCTGAAGTGATTACCTTGAGTTGATTGGTTCTTAGAAATGCTTGGATACCATGTAATGGAGCTCCCACAGGGAACCGAAAATCAAGTTCTACACAGAAAAGCGAGCGCTATGAAAACCTCCAAAAATTAAGTAAATGTGAATATGCATAGCAAATATGAGTTCAGCTGGTTTGGCCAATAAAGTACAAAATATGGCACAAAGCTAGCAAAACATACATCATTTGCATTTGAAGTTCAGAATTCAACTATACTAACAACAAATTGGAACATTATAGTTTTCAATTATATTACAAAAACTCGAAAGTAGTCAAGAATGAGTTTAACATTACGCCCTAAGACCATGTTTCCTCCTACGATAGTTAGGTACTTCAGTATATGATAAATAAACATACCACCAACAATGCCCCCTTTATTTACAAAAGTATGGGTATGTTCCTTGACTAGTAGATTATTATCAGCCCCAACCTGAAATACAAAATATCAAATTTCACCAACAATTAATACTGTTAAGTGAGGACAATATTGCACATGTACCAGTCACACAGCCGCACAACAAAATTTACATGCTTCATACAGACAAAAGGATTCTCCATGCGATAAGCTAAATTTATTTAACTCTGAAGTATACAGACCCAATTCCAAACTTTTCAGGTTATAATATCTCAATCATGTCCATAGCTGCTTTTTTTGGCAAGGAATCTCCATAGCTACTCAAGGTAGTCAATAGTAAAAACACACTCCGCACTGGTTGTTTCTCCAACAATCCAAGAGTAAAAGAACAGTACCTTCTTCATGAGGCGGAAAAGATTGCTGTAACAACCAAAGAAGACATGCAGCCCCATCTCGATATGGTTCCCTTGCTTGTCGACAAAAGAACCAACCTTGCCGCCAATAAAAGTTCGGGAGTCATACAGATCAACCTGCAAAAGTCAAGAAACCAATTTTGGCAGTGTTACAATGACACTGCTTTTCCTGGAGGAACACGATTTCACATTGCTGAAGGCAGCAAATCAGCAAACCTCATGTCCCTGGTCCAAGAGCTCTACTGCGGTGGACATGCCGGCGAGGCCGGCACCTATGATGGCGACCTTGAGCTTCGGGCCCCTGTAGTGCTCAGGCTCCGGCGGGAACAGTCCTTTCGGTGCTGTGGCAGACAGAAAAGGCAAAATACGCAAATCAAGATTTCTTCCAGTCAATGGCACTAGGGTGAGGTTGTTGAGAACCGAAATGGGACCAACTAAAAACACATGGTCTGCATACAACTGATCCATGAATTCAGCAATATAGGATTAGCTAATAGCCGATTGCAGCCACAACTCTGACCAAATTAGGCTGTGTAAAAGCTCATAACGGTTTAATTAACTCATTCCTCGGCTACACCAGTTCTCCAATAAGTTCCTTAGTGGATATGGCACTCCGGGTCAAAGCTTTTGAACCCAAGAGGAACTAATGACATACAGAAGGAATTCAAATATTTAGGTGCCAGAGAAGTCCCAATTCTCGATTCCATCCACAACTCCGCCCAAAAATTACAGTGCTGTGGGGACTCACTGATTTGGCAGTATGAATTTAAAGGGGAGTACACCACTGGATCATTATATAGTATCATCAACTTTAGAGGGATCTAGCCTATCTTTATTCCCTCTATTTGGTCCATTGTTGTTCCTCCGAGGGTTCAAATCTTCATGTGGCCCCTCTCCCACAACAAACTAATGACTAACAATAATCTTAGCAAGAGAGGGATTGAAAAACCTCCAGAATGTGCTCTTTGTGCATAGCAAGAATCTATTAAGCATTTTTTTTATTGTATTGTGGTAAAACAGATTTGGAGGTACATTTCCAGTTTCTTTTCTTGTGAATTACTCACATAAGAACCATATCACCCTGAACTCTGTTTGTGTCTGTGTATTATGGAGCATATGGAAATATAGAAATTCCCATGTCTTTGATAATGCTCTATGGATCGACATGAAACAGATATGGTGGCTTATTCTGGTGAAGATAAAAAAAGGATGATTCTTTTCAAGGAGGGGCCTCTGTTGAATATGGAGGACTTTGCTCAGATGATCTCTTTTATTATCCTCAAGGCCCCCTTCCAGCTGACAGTGGAAGTAAGATATCCTGACAGAAACACTGTGAGTGTTTTCAGTCAAGCACTACTTACCAAACTATCACTGGGAGGTGCCTCTCGGATAGATGAAGCTATCTCGGCACCAGCACCACCTCCAAGGAGACCTGGACTCAGCCAGATCACCCCTCTGGAGCTACCCCTCTCCCCGATCCGGTCACTAAGGAAAATCAGAGCCAAAGAACTTTACTGCGctcaaagttcacaaggatgaaCTAATTCGCCTTATCTATGCCATTCCGATACCAAAACAGGGATTAAATACTCAAAGAGACGTCCTCACCGTTGATGGCCAT contains:
- the LOC109753119 gene encoding zeta-carotene desaturase, chloroplastic/chromoplastic encodes the protein MVVIHSNRTGGRWWHVHEAVATRQIPNSTASSPSKQICAFPSHLHRFLLSTLTQFILFLAQWLHLPGSVPHSSSCFVLLLHHEATAMAATSCALVSALVVGRRRGLSCQRAAAAGAVRCSLDSKVSDMAINAPKGLFPPEPEHYRGPKLKVAIIGAGLAGMSTAVELLDQGHEVDLYDSRTFIGGKVGSFVDKQGNHIEMGLHVFFGCYSNLFRLMKKVGADNNLLVKEHTHTFVNKGGIVGELDFRFPVGAPLHGIQAFLRTNQLKVYDKARNAIALALSPVVRALLDPDGALQQVRDLDDVSFTDWFMSRGGTRESITRMWDPVAYALGFIDCDNISARCMLTIFTLFATKTEASLLRMLKGSPDVYLSGPIKKYITDRGGRFHLRWGCREVLYDKSPDGETYVKGFLVSKATSSEIIKADAYVAACDVPGIKRLLPSEWREWDMFDNIYKLDGVPVVTVQLRYNGWVTEVQDLEKSRQLQKAVGLDNLLYTPDADFSCFSDLALSSPADYYIEGQGSLIQAVLTPGDPYMPLPNEEIISKVEKQVLDLFPSARGLEVTWSSVVKIGQSLYREAPGNDPFRPDQKTPVKNFFLSGSYTKQDYIDSMEGATLSGRRTAAYICGAGEELLAIRKKLVVDHSEKASGKVQMLQTS